DNA from Yamadazyma tenuis chromosome 5, complete sequence:
GACACCCACGTCGAACAAATTCTCCAGAAATTCCAGGACGTTTTCGATGTGGCAGTCATTCAggacaagtccaaagagTTGTTGGCGGTGGAATCGCTCGCTATGGAAACAGATGCGTTATCCATAATACGATTCTGCGAGGACCTTCTTGGCATCACCAGAAGTTTGAGAGAATCGTGGTGTTTGGACAGCATCAAAGTCAACCCCGTCCAAGACAAACAGGTGGAGCAGGCAGAAATCAACCGAATCTTCAGTAAATTTAACCAGCTCACTGATAGCATTTCCAAGTATCAGAAATAATCGTCTCACGTTAATCATTAGGGGT
Protein-coding regions in this window:
- a CDS encoding uncharacterized protein (EggNog:ENOG503P8SD; COG:K); protein product: MQAKSIALLENIDTHVEQILQKFQDVFDVAVIQDKSKELLAVESLAMETDALSIIRFCEDLLGITRSLRESWCLDSIKVNPVQDKQVEQAEINRIFSKFNQLTDSISKYQK